One Prosthecobacter vanneervenii genomic window carries:
- the rfaD gene encoding ADP-glyceromanno-heptose 6-epimerase gives MKNTESRILITGGAGFIGSALVWELNRRGCENIVVCDRLSTDEKWKNLVPLKFADYIDGNDLLQAVQHSPAKIGRFDHILHLGACSATTERDADYLMRNNYEFTKQLCQWSLASQTRFVYASSAATYGDGAHGMDDQMADLHALRPLNMYGYSKHLFDLHAKREGWLPHIVGLKYFNVYGPNEDHKADMRSLVHKACGQILATDKVQLFKSHRPDYKHGEQMRDFLYVKDAIRMTLHLAETPSAGGLFNLGSGKAHTWVELATAIFTALGKEPNIEFIDMPEHLQSKYQYYTCADIAKLRGSGFKTEITPLAEAVRDYVQGYLVPDKRLGDEVS, from the coding sequence ATGAAAAACACGGAAAGTCGCATCCTCATCACCGGCGGGGCCGGATTCATCGGCAGCGCCCTCGTCTGGGAACTCAACCGCCGGGGCTGCGAAAACATCGTGGTGTGCGATCGCCTGAGCACCGACGAGAAGTGGAAAAACCTCGTCCCGCTGAAATTTGCCGACTACATCGACGGCAACGACCTCCTTCAGGCCGTGCAGCACAGTCCTGCCAAGATCGGCCGCTTTGACCACATCCTGCACCTAGGTGCCTGCTCCGCCACCACCGAGCGGGATGCGGACTACCTCATGCGGAACAACTACGAGTTCACCAAGCAGCTCTGCCAGTGGTCCCTCGCCAGCCAGACCCGCTTTGTGTACGCCTCCTCCGCCGCCACCTACGGTGATGGAGCCCACGGCATGGACGACCAGATGGCCGACCTGCACGCCCTGCGCCCGCTGAACATGTACGGGTACTCCAAGCACCTCTTTGACCTGCACGCCAAGCGCGAAGGCTGGCTGCCCCACATCGTCGGCCTCAAGTACTTCAACGTCTATGGCCCCAACGAAGACCACAAGGCGGACATGCGCAGCCTCGTGCACAAGGCCTGCGGCCAGATCCTCGCCACCGACAAGGTGCAGCTCTTCAAGTCCCACCGCCCCGACTACAAGCACGGCGAGCAGATGCGCGACTTCCTCTACGTAAAGGACGCCATCCGCATGACCCTGCACCTGGCCGAAACCCCGAGCGCCGGCGGCCTCTTCAACCTCGGCTCCGGCAAAGCCCACACCTGGGTCGAACTCGCCACCGCCATCTTCACCGCCCTCGGCAAGGAGCCGAACATCGAGTTCATCGACATGCCCGAGCACCTCCAGTCGAAGTACCAGTACTACACCTGCGCCGACATCGCAAAGCTGCGCGGCTCAGGATTCAAGACGGAGATTACGCCGCTGGCGGAAGCCGTGCGGGATTATGTGCAGGGGTATCTTGTGCCGGATAAGCGGCTTGGGGATGAGGTGTCCTGA
- a CDS encoding 2-oxo acid dehydrogenase subunit E2: protein MRTIPILMPQLGESIAEATIIRILVEPGSVVEAGCDLFEVETNKATMAVTAPCAGKVGQIVAAAKTSYAVGATLAAFEISAEDAQLLGLSDEPSAKADAPSHSHSGGSSEEVENLHFKISDNDVISTRQPTVEPVVGGLPVPAGAAGATYISPRMRARMAELGLNASDLAGVPGTGAGGRVTVEDFESFLRGLEQHRMTPASPMRIAVADSMRRSWTRPLATVGSPIMLDAMLAHRKKADPKPGPALYVIRALAIALSENTAFAGRLVGNRIVHPLAIDIGFAVEVDDGVMVPTLREVEKTPLMKLVPTYNKLVEQARARRLPNDVKRPGIATVTNFGTFGIVWATPIPLPEQNLVLGLGAGSKVPHWSDEVNQFIPVTEAELTLSFDHRVLDGGGAGRLLKRVAELLQKPELL from the coding sequence ATGCGTACCATTCCCATCCTGATGCCCCAGCTGGGCGAGTCCATCGCTGAAGCCACGATCATCCGCATCTTGGTCGAGCCCGGGAGCGTCGTCGAGGCAGGCTGCGATCTCTTTGAAGTGGAGACCAACAAGGCCACCATGGCCGTGACGGCCCCGTGCGCCGGCAAAGTGGGCCAGATCGTGGCTGCGGCCAAGACCAGCTACGCCGTGGGCGCCACGCTGGCGGCCTTTGAGATCAGCGCCGAGGACGCCCAGCTGCTGGGCCTCAGCGACGAGCCATCTGCCAAGGCCGATGCCCCCAGTCACAGCCACTCGGGCGGAAGCTCCGAGGAGGTGGAAAATCTGCACTTCAAGATCAGCGACAACGACGTGATCTCCACCCGTCAGCCCACCGTGGAGCCGGTGGTGGGCGGCCTGCCGGTGCCTGCGGGTGCGGCTGGGGCCACCTACATCTCTCCGCGCATGCGTGCACGCATGGCCGAGCTGGGGCTGAATGCCTCCGACCTCGCCGGCGTGCCCGGTACAGGTGCGGGCGGCCGTGTCACGGTGGAGGACTTTGAGTCCTTCCTGCGCGGCTTGGAGCAGCACCGCATGACACCGGCCTCGCCCATGCGCATCGCGGTGGCGGATTCCATGCGCCGGAGCTGGACGCGCCCGCTGGCCACCGTGGGCAGCCCCATCATGTTGGACGCCATGCTGGCGCACCGCAAAAAGGCCGACCCCAAGCCCGGCCCCGCGCTCTATGTCATCCGCGCGCTGGCCATCGCGCTCTCTGAAAACACCGCCTTTGCCGGACGCCTGGTGGGCAACCGCATCGTGCATCCGCTGGCCATCGACATCGGCTTTGCCGTGGAGGTGGACGATGGTGTGATGGTGCCCACGCTGCGCGAGGTGGAAAAGACCCCGCTCATGAAGCTGGTGCCCACCTACAACAAGCTGGTGGAGCAGGCCCGCGCACGCCGCCTGCCCAATGATGTGAAGCGCCCGGGCATCGCCACCGTGACCAATTTTGGCACCTTTGGCATCGTGTGGGCCACCCCCATCCCGCTGCCAGAGCAGAATCTCGTGCTGGGCCTCGGTGCCGGCAGCAAGGTGCCGCACTGGAGCGATGAGGTGAACCAGTTCATCCCCGTGACGGAAGCCGAGCTGACCCTCAGCTTTGACCACCGCGTGCTGGATGGCGGCGGCGCCGGACGCCTGCTCAAGCGCGTGGCCGAGCTGCTGCAGAAGCCCGAGCTGCTGTGA
- a CDS encoding alpha-ketoacid dehydrogenase subunit beta, whose product MSITYLEAIREAQYEALRSDPSVFLYGQDIATFGGAFKATKNLSREFPNRVFDSPISEDAMIGMAVGAAVEGARPIVEMQFADFSSIGFNQIINQAATLYWRTNVPCPITIRMPSGGTAGSGPFHSQSMEAIYAHYPGLVIVTPATVEDAYWMLLDSVEINDPVVFCEHKFLYYHLKADRIGDRELPIGKARIARPGRHATIVTYSAMVHEALRAAEELQLDGYQIEVVDLRSVKPMDTDTILASVARTGRLLALGEAFPWGGVTAEIIARVTTEGFHLLDAPPMRLNSKDTPIPYHPNLWKAHRPTTATIAAALRTLLRH is encoded by the coding sequence ATGAGCATCACCTACCTCGAAGCCATTCGGGAGGCCCAGTACGAGGCTTTGCGCAGTGACCCCTCCGTTTTCCTTTACGGGCAGGACATCGCCACCTTTGGCGGTGCCTTCAAGGCCACCAAAAACCTGAGCCGGGAATTCCCCAACCGTGTCTTTGACTCCCCCATCAGCGAGGATGCCATGATCGGCATGGCCGTGGGTGCGGCGGTGGAGGGCGCGCGCCCCATCGTGGAGATGCAGTTTGCGGATTTCTCCTCCATCGGGTTCAACCAGATCATCAATCAGGCGGCCACGCTCTACTGGCGCACCAATGTGCCGTGCCCCATCACCATCCGCATGCCCTCCGGCGGCACGGCTGGCAGCGGCCCCTTCCACAGCCAGTCCATGGAGGCCATCTATGCGCACTATCCCGGCCTGGTGATCGTGACGCCCGCCACCGTGGAGGACGCCTACTGGATGCTGCTGGACAGCGTGGAGATCAATGACCCCGTGGTCTTCTGCGAGCACAAGTTTCTCTACTACCACCTGAAGGCAGACCGCATCGGCGATCGTGAGCTGCCCATCGGCAAGGCACGCATCGCACGCCCGGGCCGCCACGCCACCATCGTGACGTACAGCGCCATGGTGCACGAGGCCCTGCGCGCGGCTGAGGAGCTGCAGCTCGACGGTTACCAGATCGAGGTGGTGGATCTCCGCTCCGTGAAGCCGATGGATACGGACACCATCCTGGCCTCTGTGGCCCGCACCGGCCGCCTGCTGGCGCTGGGAGAGGCATTCCCCTGGGGCGGTGTCACGGCGGAAATCATCGCCCGTGTGACCACCGAGGGCTTCCACCTGCTGGATGCGCCGCCCATGCGGCTGAACTCCAAGGACACGCCCATCCCCTACCACCCCAATCTCTGGAAGGCCCACCGGCCTACCACGGCCACCATCGCGGCCGCACTGCGCACTCTGCTGCGCCATTAA
- a CDS encoding thiamine pyrophosphate-dependent dehydrogenase E1 component subunit alpha, with amino-acid sequence MALASSINCAETDLTADFRDQFLQTFQHMMLSRVLEEKLGSLYRAGGRIVGGVYLGKGQEAFSAALGIQLRKGKDVYAPLIRDQAGRIAFGEPIIDTVRTYLGAVTGPMRGRDGNIHRGRPKEGHMAMISHLGSMLAVASGALFARRLAGTLGDSVGATSIGDGGTSTGAFHEGLNMAAVEKLPMIVSVANNQYAYSTPNTRQYACENLVDRAAGYGVEGVTVDATDLASCLKAFRAAVARARSGGGPQMVVGTLLRLSGHGEHDDASYIPDKARHAPNARDCLQVAEEFACAHGWMTPAEVRELHEEVRRTVDQTVSKVSKEPTPDPYKENWQALSCAELVEGQYKA; translated from the coding sequence GTGGCACTTGCTTCATCGATCAACTGCGCCGAAACCGACCTGACGGCCGATTTTCGCGATCAATTTCTACAGACCTTCCAGCACATGATGCTTTCCAGAGTGCTGGAGGAGAAGCTCGGGTCTCTCTACCGTGCCGGCGGGCGTATCGTGGGTGGAGTGTACCTAGGCAAAGGGCAGGAGGCCTTCAGCGCCGCGCTGGGGATCCAACTGCGTAAGGGTAAAGACGTCTATGCTCCGCTGATCCGCGACCAGGCGGGCCGAATCGCCTTTGGCGAACCCATCATCGACACCGTGCGCACCTACCTGGGTGCCGTGACCGGGCCGATGCGCGGGCGGGATGGCAACATCCACCGTGGCCGCCCGAAAGAGGGGCACATGGCCATGATCAGCCACCTGGGCAGCATGCTGGCAGTGGCGTCCGGGGCGCTCTTTGCCCGGCGGCTTGCTGGGACATTGGGCGACAGCGTGGGTGCCACGAGCATCGGCGATGGCGGCACCTCCACCGGGGCTTTTCATGAGGGCTTGAACATGGCCGCCGTGGAAAAGCTGCCCATGATCGTGAGCGTGGCCAACAATCAGTACGCCTACTCCACCCCCAACACCCGCCAGTACGCCTGTGAAAATTTGGTGGACCGCGCTGCGGGCTATGGTGTGGAGGGCGTGACCGTGGATGCCACGGACCTGGCCTCCTGCCTCAAGGCCTTCCGCGCTGCCGTGGCCCGTGCCCGTTCCGGTGGCGGACCGCAGATGGTGGTGGGCACGCTGCTGCGCCTCTCCGGCCACGGCGAGCACGATGACGCCTCCTACATTCCCGACAAAGCGCGCCATGCCCCCAATGCACGCGACTGCCTGCAGGTGGCGGAAGAATTTGCCTGCGCCCATGGCTGGATGACCCCCGCCGAGGTGCGCGAGCTGCATGAAGAGGTGCGCCGCACCGTGGATCAAACCGTTTCCAAAGTGTCCAAAGAACCCACCCCAGACCCCTATAAAGAAAACTGGCAGGCCTTGTCTTGCGCTGAGCTGGTGGAAGGGCAGTACAAGGCATGA
- a CDS encoding carboxypeptidase-like regulatory domain-containing protein: MKLLRCAFWTLLVFGIAFALLVPGYIGCGSAWVTVSVRAIDAVTKQPIAAATVTLISERRARAPEMLVSPPTVLTALTDSDGQATVKDRFGAGFDNTGTSISVGTSTVRCEAPGYLPAEARIASKGRLRFIDFLIYKQRRIVDLTLLLTRM; the protein is encoded by the coding sequence ATGAAACTTTTACGATGTGCATTCTGGACCCTTCTGGTTTTCGGCATCGCCTTTGCCTTGCTTGTGCCTGGTTACATCGGCTGTGGCTCGGCGTGGGTTACCGTTAGCGTGCGAGCTATCGATGCCGTCACAAAGCAGCCCATTGCCGCAGCGACCGTGACCTTGATTTCTGAGCGCCGGGCCAGGGCACCCGAGATGCTTGTTTCCCCTCCAACGGTTCTTACCGCGCTGACTGACAGCGATGGCCAAGCAACCGTCAAAGACAGGTTTGGCGCGGGTTTCGATAATACAGGCACCAGCATCAGCGTTGGTACCTCGACGGTTCGCTGCGAGGCTCCAGGTTACTTGCCAGCCGAGGCCCGCATCGCCTCAAAAGGCCGTTTGCGATTCATTGACTTTCTCATCTACAAGCAACGGCGCATCGTTGATCTGACCCTTCTCTTGACGCGCATGTGA